gTTATTTTTTCCAATAGAAACTTCAGATAAACACACAGACGCGCGCACACACACCATCttatgcatgcattcatacaATGCCTACTAAAGACCGAAGATGCAGAGCTTGAAGATTGACGAAATCACCACAGACACTTCGTTGTCAACGGGTACGTCACTTAccactaaaaaataattatatttgatGAAACACACAAGAAGCAAGGTTTAATTCTTGATGGATACAAGTACAACCAACTCTGGTAACTATCCATCTACTCTTTACTTACTTTCTTCGTCCTGTATCaccttgtgagttgtgactaATCACATATGATCTTTCAATTTAACTGTTTCCTATGAACTTAtccttttccaaaaaaaatatttgcatgcCCCTTTCTTCGTCCACGCCTTTCCTACAGAAATTGGGTGCTTGGCTTGGACCGATGCTTAAACCTGCAATAGCCAGATCTAAATTACAAGATAAATTCCAACCGAGTTGCTATTTGCCTCCCTACCCTATTATTCAGCGAAGAGACACAAAAAATTGCCTCCAACCGTTTCGCTACTCCTATCGCCACTTCTGGCACCTCGCCTCTGCCTTGTGCCACATCTGACGAAggtctccctcttcctctcgcAATCGACCAACGACCACCAGAAAGTTGGCCCTTTCCCACCACCACAAGTGCgtttcatcttcctcttcccggGTCAATTTGAGGTTGTAGGTGCTCGAGTTAGCCGgatctgagagagagagagagagagagagagagagagagagagagagagagagagagaccagagAGGGAGACCACCGTAGCTCGCTGGCGTTGTGGTCCACCTTGAGCTCGCGCGTGCTGCCCTGCCGCCATCGAGATTGTGTGTGACCACTGCCTAGCATAGCCTCTACTTGCCGCGCCTCCTCGCTCGTCTACCACGCGAGGTGCTCTACAGGAGTGCCACAATAGGGGATGAGAGGTAGGGGCGGGAGTAGTGCGAGGTGACGACCGGTTTGGGGTGAGGAGCCATGGATTTTGGGAGGTGATTGTTACTGCTTGGGGGAGGGAAGGCCAGCGGAGAGATATAGATCTGGTGCTACGCTTCATATGCTTCATGTGATGCTTGGATACAGAGGCTAGGTGATATTGTTGCTTGTGCTTTGTATATGTGATGTTGTGCTCTCATTTTTGTTTCTCAATTGCGTGAGTATTGACCAATGGTATATAATTTTGCAATGCAAGAAGGGATAGCTATATGCAGCTATTGAGTGGCCAAAATCTTGATGGCAACCAATTTTGTGGTGACAGCTAATTTGCAAGTCCACACGTGGAACAAGGAGATGAGGGTGCAAGTTATGGAAGCTAAGCCACTTGTGAAAAGCAAGAAGAGAACAAAAAAATTTAGTGAAAAGGAGGACGCTCTTTTGGTGTCGGCATGGATGTTGTTCATGGCAATGAACAATTTCGTAGTACGTATTGGAAAAGAATTCGTGAGTATTTTCATGAGCATAAGGACTTTGAATCAGATCATTCTTCCAACTCTATCATGCCCGTTGGTCCACCATACTAGAGAGTGATattagattttgtggatggtatGCTCAGATTCAAAACAGGAGGCAAAGCAGGGTGTTCGAGCAAGATAAGGTATAAATGTTTCTTCTTTAGTTTAGTTGTAACCGTATATGATGCTAGTATGTTTGACAACACATATTCACTTGTGCAGATACTTCAAGCATGTGAATTGTACAAGGCAAAAGACAAGCAGGGTAGATCGTTCGGTTTGTTGCATTGTTGGAATATCTTGCAGCATGAGCAAAAGTGGAATGATAGATCTCTCAAAAGAGatagaagatatccgccaatgcAAGTCCAAAATCGTCTACTCCTAGAAGCAATGAAAGTCATCATGATGAAGGAGAGGGTCTTACTTCAGAGCCCGACGATGCAAGGCCACATGGtaagaagaaggagaaagaaCGACAACTTCTAGGTAAAAAATTGATTTCTCCTGAAGAGAACCTTTACATGGAAGCATTAGAAAATATATGGGCCAAGAAGAAAAAGGCCAAAGCCTTGAAAGAGATtaagaaaaaagaacacaatGATGAGATAATTGCATCGGAGAAGAAAAATTTTGAACTAAAGGAAATAGATCTAGAGTTAAGATAGAGGATAGAAGATGATAAAGTGATGAATATGAGCATTAGTGGTATGAGTGAGCGACAACAACAACTCTATATGAAGATGCAAGAGGAGATCATTGCTCGACGATTTGGCACATAGTCAGGTTGAGATGATTTATTATATGTGGTTTGTCATGTTCTTTTGTGTTCTCTTGTATGAATATGTTGTTGAATGAACTGTGCTTTAATAAGACAATACATATTAAATGCGTACTCTTGTTTAATACTGGTCTCTATGATATTGCTAGAGGTGCTCGATGAGATCTTCTCGAAGCTGAGAGTGAATTTTCTTATCTCTAATATTATGATGAACTTGAATGAATTCATGTAATTCACGCGCACGAACTGTCAAAGGTCTCACAACTTCTTCAACACCATCGTATTGGAAATCTTCAACTTCATCTTGCTCATCTTCAATAATCATGTTATGCATGATGACACAAGCTATCATGATTTCTCTGAGTGTGTGTTTATCCCAAAAACAGGCTGGTCCACGAACTATAGCAAAATGAGATTGTAGAACACCAAAGGCTCGTTGCATATTCTTTCTAACTGCTTCTTGTACCTTGGcaaaatattttctcttattacCTCTTGGTGATGATATGGTCTTTACAAATGTAGCCCATTGAGGATAGATTCCATCTGCAAAGTAATACCTCATTGTATAATTATGACCATTAATGATATAATTAACTTTCAGATCTTTCCCTTCGGCTAACTTTGCAAATAAATGTGAACAGTGaagaacattgatatcattgtgagacccTGGTAAACTAAAGAAAGCATGCTAAATCTAAAGGTCTTTAGAAGAAACAACTTCTATAATGATTGTGGGCTCATGCATATGGCTGGTATACTGATCTTGCCATGCTGCAGGGCAGTTTTTTCACTTCCAATACATACAATCTATGTGCCAAGCATTCCAAGAAAACCTCTTTACTTTCCTATTACAAGTAATCTAGTTGTATCATTCTTATTTGGAGATCTCAGGTACTCATCTCTGAAGACTTCAACAATAGCTCTAATAAACCTTCTGAGACTCTTTATAGTAGTACTTTCACCAATACGAACATACTGATCCGTATGGTTCGCTGGTACTCCATAAGCTATCAAGATGAGTGCTGCAGTAATCTTCTCCCAAGCAGATAACCTAAGGCGTCCACTTCGATCTCTTTAATCTTCTGCCAAGCAGATAACCTAAGGTGTCCACTTCAATCTCTTTTTTGCACAAAATAATACGAAAAAATAGAGAACGACCCATTCTAAACATGAGCAAAGAAAGAACAGTGAATAAACATGCATGAAGAAAGAGTATGAATTAACAAATAAGACAAACAAAAAAACTAGATTAACTACAAACCTGTGTCGAAAGAAAGTTGGGTCATATATAGGAGCATCCAAGAAATAGTCATTGTATAACCTCCAATGCTCGGCTTCTCTACCGCGGTGAATATACTGACATCTAGGCACATAATCGCGAAGCCGTGAAGCATTCATAAGTTAATATTATGTGTGCGCTTGATGTAGTGTACCAAGaataagttcatcatcaccatcattcGAGGATGATGATGAATCTAAGAGAGATCGATGACTTTTTTTTTGACAAGGAAAACATTTTTTGGTGACAAGGAAGACAGAACAAGACCAATGACCTGGTGTAGCAACCAGGtgaacatacatgtatatatataaagaggTGAAAAATAACCGTTGAAATATATGCTGTTGGAATATAACCATTTGAAATATAGTCGTTGGAATATAGCCGTTCAAAATATAACCGTTAAAAAACTAGCTATTGCAAAACTAGTTATTCAAAATATAAACGTTCGAAGTAACGCTATTTAAAATAAATGGTTACTTAGGTAATAGCTATTGGCATATAGGGAGATAAATTTAGAATGTCGATTAGAGCAAACCGAAGAATAGAGAAATAAATATAAGTAAAGAGCTCtctaattaagaaaatagaaaatagagaGGTAGAAATAGCAACTCAGATGGAAGTTGCTGTAACACAAAGAGGCTCATCGCGCCATCAGACCATCCCGCTCGTCTCCAGACCAATCTCGTCCGTCCATCCGCCCACGGCTCGCCATCCGGACGCCCGCCGCCGCAACCCTAGATACTAcgctctcttctccctctccccctcccctgcGCCGCCATAAATCCTCTGCTCTCTCCCTCCGTAAACCCCTCTTCCTCCGCCGGGCTGCTGTGCTGCCTTCGCGATCTCCTCTCCCCTCGCGCCAAAGTACGATCCCCCCAATCTATCCCGTGGAATCGCTTCTCCGATCCATTCGTGCCGGTAGCTCTCAATCTCGCTTATTATTTTTTCCGTCTTGTCGTCTGTGCAGATCTGAGTCTCGGATCGGGCGAAGCCGGCGCGAGTCCCGTCGACATGGCCCTTGTGAGTTCCCCCTGCTGTTTCGTTCGTTCTTGCTGATTCAGCGTTGTCGATGCACTTCCTCGGACGGATTCTCGGGTTTGGATGGCGCGTCCCGGTTGGTTAGCTTGATGTGATTTGCAATGCGGCTTGTTAGTTTGTGGCTGCGTCGCGTCTCTGCTGGATGTGATTTgctagtctttttttttttcaagcaatcGATTTGCTAGTCATGGTATGGGCGTGTGGGGATTTGGGAGGTTTTCCTCATGTGATTGGGTATCAAGTTATTTAGATAGATCATCGACTTCGCTTTGGATTAGGCGTGTGCTCGTCTTTAGGAAGCCAAGACGAGACGATAGATCACCTGCTCTTTACCCTCGGAGCTCTGGTATGACATTCAGGGCCTGTTTGGAAAAGAGGTTTTGGGATCCAAATCCGTAGGATTTAGTATAAAATTGAACTAAATCCTCAAAATTCGTAGAGTAAACCTCCTCTTTCAAAACAGAGTTGCTGGATTACTAGTAAAATGACGGTTAGTGCACAATTAAGAAGGGCCACCTTGGTGATCATCGTATTTAAGTGACTACGGAAGTAAAGGAATGGCATGGTTCTTTAAGGAGTTCATCATGAAGGAGCCCAGTTGGCAATGAGCATAACAGAGGAATGTGAGGAATAGAAGTTGGGAGGTGCAATTTGTGAATTGTGGACTTGTGGTTCAATTGATACGTTAACaacagtgttacctggacacgcGTATCTGAAATTTTTTTGGTAGATACGCGTCAACTCGCGTCTGACACTGCGCGGTACGCATCAGACTCTTCTCCGCGGAGTCGCCACCTTCACTTCAGCCGATGGCAGCGGCAGgggagaggaggcggaggccgcggccgcggcgggggcAAGGGCGAGGGTGGGTAGGTGGTGGCTagggtgaggagagggagtCGGGACTTGGGAGGGGCTGGAGGAGATGGAGTCAGGAGGGTATGTAGGGCATGAGACGGGCTGGATGGGCTGGGTGGGCTGGAAGTGGCAGCCCAATAGCTCATCTAatccttttttttcatttcatttcttttcttttttcttattaaaCATAGGATGCATTTGCTAATACATCAGTCATGaatgtgaaaaaaatagtagttgcaATGCAAAATTAGTTGCACAACATATTTTCTCTAATTTGAATttccaattttattttattttataaataaataaataaataaatgcaaaattagttatgttttagattgtactacgATTACAATCTTGTTCCTTAGGTTGTATATCATTAGGCAAGGAATTCGTTAGGAGTTACGTTCATCCATAACACAATTGCAActcaatatatttttatttgtgtcTGCTTGTAACTCCCTGTCTCGTGAACtgtaactctactattttttggATTGTAACTGAGGGTGACGCAACAATAACTAGAGTTGAGCCTATGTacattatatgtatgtatgaagAATCCCCGAGTCCCGTTTTTTAGAATTTGCCTAATCGGACACCCGCACCCAAGTCGGACTCTGATACCCGCACCCGTGTCTCTGTAACACTAGTTAACAGTCTTACAGTTTATTTTTCTAGTAAGCATCTAGTTTCTACTGCATAATTTGTaacattttcttttcatttctctcTATTTGCACTTACCTTTACTTAGTTGAATTGGTAAACGGTATTGTTTAGTCATAATGTATATGACAAACACTCCTGCGTGTTCTAAGAAAAATGTTAATTTATCTACTATTTTAGCTGTCGGTAGCTTGTATGTGGCCATACTTGGTGGATTTTAGGAGCTATCTTTTTTACCTATGCTAGCAAAACATGCCTGTATTGTTGGTTATGCTTATGTTTCTGATTCATTCACTTCTATTGGATATTGGTGTAGATGTAATTATTGGATTGCATATGTAATATTAAATTTCTATACCAATGCAGGAATTTCATTTGTTAACTCGATATGTCTAATACCTATTGTTGCGTAGGTATTGCATTCTGGACCTGGAAACAAGAATGCTTTTAAGGCACTTATTGCTGCAGAATATAGTGGGGTCAAGGTTGAATTGGTTAAGAATTTCGACATGGGTGTCTCAAACAAAACCCCTGAATTTCTTAAGATGAACCCCCTTGGGAAGGTATACCAactatatttagaaaatagttcATTATAGTGGTTCAGGAACTAATAACTCTTCTCAGGTGCCTGTTCTGGAGACTCCTGATGGTGCTGTTTTTGAGAGCAATGCTATTGCACGCTATGGTATATATAACTCCACAACTTTTCATTCCGAATCTTTCATGAGTTTCTACTGATGATCCAATGTCTCTGTTTTTCTTTAAGTTGCTCGCTTGAAGGATGACAACCCTCTTTTTGGGTCTTCTCCGATTGAACATGTGAGTGTTTTTATCAAATGCTAACATAGCTCAATAAGTTTTAGTGCTTATCCATTACTGGTTCCTGCAGGCCCATGTTGAGCAATGGATAGACTTCTCTGCCACAGAAGTTGATCCCGGTGTTGCACGGTGGCTGTACCCAAGGCTTGGTTATATTCCTTATGCTCATGTGGTAAGTTGTAGGATGGATAACTTAGATCTCACATTGTTGAACATCAACTAGCTATTGTCTAATTTCTTACCTGTGCAGACTGAGGAAACAGCTATTGCTTCATTGAAGAGATCGTTTGGTGCTCTGAACACACACCTTGCCTCAAACACATACCTTGTTGGGCATTCTGTCACTCTAGCTGACATTGTAATGACTTGCAACCTCTACCATGGATTTACACGGATCTTGACCAAGAGTTTCACATCTGAGTTCCCTCATGTTGAGAGATATTTCTGGACCATGGTTAACCAGCCTAACTTCAAGAAGGTCATGAGCGATGTCAAGCAGGCAGAGTCTGTACCTCCTGTTCAGAAAAAGGCAGCTCCTCCTAAGGAGCCAAAGGCAAAGGATGTCAAGAAAGAAGCCCCGAAGGAGGCCCCGAAGCCAAAAGTGATTGAGGCACCAGATGAAGAGGAAGCGCCAAAGCCAAAGCCGAAGAATCCTCTTGACTTGCTGCCACCAAGCAAGATGATCCTTGACGAGTGGAAGAGGCTATACTCAAACACAAAGACCAACTTCCGGGAGGTTGCTATCAAAGGTATCATCTCCGTTTCTTCAATGATATCAAAAATATATTCGGTTATTCCCTTGCAATTGTTAACTGTGAGTGGCTGGAATTAGAAGTCTGGGTTTCATAATATATCGATGCTACCTAGACACTAACTTGGGTGTCCTCTTCCGACTTGAATGCTTCTTCCTTACCAAATTTGGGCATgtcataatattttttagaataGATGGTAATATAAATGTTACTAGTTGTAGTTGAGTCAACCACAGATAACCACAAAATATTTATGCCAACCCAAACTAAGTTACAAAGTAAGTGGATCTGATTTCCAGTTGGACTTGAGAGTCTCCCGTTCCAGTTTCGTGCTCATTTCTGTAACACCTTGCCCCCCCAGTGTTCCCCAGCTAGCCTTACCATACCCTCCCAAATGGTTAGCATTACCTGGTTCTGTCTCCCTCTTTGTCCTGGTCTACATTGCTTCTTACTGCAAAGGTAGCAGTACTTTCCCCCCAAAAGTGTGCACACTTCTCCATGCTTTTTTAAAAAGGGATTTCGAAATATCAAGACCTTTTTCTAGTTAACAATAGCTACATGCCATGTTAGCTTTAATCAGTggaatactataataatattctAGTTTGCCACAATAGTTTATGATAATTTGAGTAAATTAGTTAGATGAATGAGCTTCATTCCTTATTCTCAAAATTTCAACCAAAACTTATTTGCTGCCTATGTTTCAGGTTTCTGGGACATGTATGACCCAGAGGGTTACTCTCTGTGGTTCTGCGACTACAAGTACAACGACGAGAACACCGTGTCATTTGTGACAATGAACAAGGTTGGTGGGTTCTTGCAGCGGATGGATCTGTGCCGCAAGTATGCCTTCGGCAAGATGCTTGTGATCGGCTCTGAGCCCCCTTTCAAGGTGAAGGGGCTCTGGCTCTTCCGTGGCCAGGACATTCCCAAATTTGTCATGGACGAGGTATATGACATGGAGCTCTACGAGTGGACCAAGGTTGACATCTCCGACGAGGCCCAGAAGGAGCGCGTCAACACCATGATCGAGGACCAGGAGCCGTTCGAGGGTGAGGCCTTGCTTGATGCGAAATGCTTTAAGTGAGTGCGTTTTCCTGGAGGCAGAACTATTTAGGCCTTGAATCGATGTTTATGGAAGATTTTGTTTGTTACTTGTGTCTATGTTGTCCTGGTATACCCCGCGAACTGGTTGAAATTTGTGCTGTGATGAGAATTTTGGCTATCTTGTTTTCTTATCTCTGTCTCCATTTTTCCAGTCAACAATTTTAGTCCTGTTTCTCACACGATTTTATGTGATTAAAGGTGGGACTAGCCGACTAGTAGTGCTTGTCTGTAACACGCTAGAATTTGCAAGGCAGCTAGCACGTCTTTAGTCCGTGCTAGTTTTGTCTTCAAACTTCTCAGATTGGAGATTAAAGAATTATTTTGAAAGCTCAGGTGTACAATGGAGGGGGAGTAGGCATCTGGGTCCAAGCCCGGTGAGGGGGAGTAGGCATCGGGTCCGAGCCCGGTGGGTCGCTGATACGTGGGTTTCACATGTCAGCGTTTCCCGTGAGCGTGGTGCTTGGTTGAACCCTCGATTAGTTGAGCAAGCACTCGGTCCTTGTAGACTAGAGATTTTCATgctttcaaacaaaaaatttcagTTTAATCAGATCTTACCCAAAACGTAAGTATCTGTGACTGGAGTAAGTAGCTCCACGATAACGTATTTGTGAAACTGAATTAATTGTGCCACAGAAGTCAGGTGAAATTACACGACAGGAATGGCCACAAAAGCATCTTGAAACGATTTCTTTCCTACAAATAATCCCATAGAGATGGAGATAGCACCAAATTTGCTGACATCTGGTGTCGAAAAATATTAATAACATCATTGCCCCTACCACCAAAGTATAGTGTACAGTGATGGGAACCATGATACAGCTTCTACAGAAAGGAATACACCAAGGAACAAAAGGTGAATTCCTGCATGGTCACCCTGCTATAGCGTATTAGGCTGCATGTATGGGTCCTAAGAAGATATCCACTGTTCCACACCAATCTCACATCCCCTGCAATTAATTAGCTGAGCATATTATCTTTCATTATACACCGACTCGAGTTCTTGCGATGGGTCAAAAACTCAAAGTTGAAGCCTCACGCAAAATGAATTTGTATACGGTTCAGTGAGGGCTGCACATGTCCATCGAGAAACATACAACACCTTTGAGCAGGATCAACTGTAAAGAAAAGACAAACTTGTCAACAAACAGTTCATACTGAAGCACTAACTCTAGCAGTCGAGTGAAGATTGCACAATGGTGGACAACTTGCAAACACTACATATACATTGCAAATGAGAACCAAAAGTCCAAGAGCAACATGATTTATATTTTTGTGAACTTTAGAGGGCACAGGAAAAGAAACCTAAAATGGCCATTCCAATTAAATAAACCAATACAAATAAGCAACgcttggtgtgtgtgtgtgtgtgtgtgtgtgtgtgagagagagagagagagagagagagagagagagagagtaccaTATGTTCATGTGGGCAGAAGCTTAGAAGTCATATTTTGTCCGTCCACTCTTCAAGATTAGGCAAAGCGTATCAGATAGCATAGAGGTTGAGTTATAGAAATTCCATGCCTCAAGCATCAAACGCTTCCTAGAACCTTTGAAATGCACAACCTGAAAATATTAAGTCAAGAATCAATCTGTGCGTGCCTCATAGTTACAAAACAAGTACGAGTATGATAGAAATGTGCATATTTATCAAACTAACATGATCCACGGTGTGCTACTTAAAAATCTGTATGTGTAAAACTGACGGAGTGGTCATCGATGGGAAGCATAGTCTGTCGATAACAAAAGGAACTATTACTAATTCACTATGCTCAGTACTAATGCAGTCTCAAGAAAGTAATTAAATCATAATGCCATAGATCCATGAAACAGAAAGTTGAAACAAATTATCCTATTGTTCATACTCGTTTATATAGAATCATGTGAAACAAAAAGGTTgctaaaataatttattgatgTCTGACCAAAACAATTTCcatgaagaaaaagagaagaactTGGAACAGGTAAGTTCCTTACAAGTAAGAAAAATGTTATACCTTCACATCCAAGGGCATACCATGAAACTGTCCAGCGCCTTCAGGTGGAGTCCAGTTATAAATAGCACAAGGCAAAAAGACAACCGACGCTCCATTGACTTCACCTGTAAACGCCTCATGCTTAGAAAATTTGCCAAAAGCCGATGGTAGATGAGACTTCACAACCCATGCCAGGGCTAATTGATCGCCAAGCATGTGTGAagccttcatatatttcaagcTGTAAGCTTCAAGGACTTGTTTAAAGAATTCCACAGCTCTGaaataaagaagaaataaaGGCTATTTTAAATATTGCCGACTTTTTATGCTACAATCTGTTCAATAGCTGTAAACTTACTTAGAGATGCCATCCCTGGTCCCTCTTATCGCTATGAACCCAGAATTTAAAGGTTGACCTTTGTTATTACGAAAAGTAAGAGCCAGGTGACAATGGGGATATTTCTTGAATATATGTCCAAGATCGTCAACCACTGCTATATCGGAATCAGTTAAAACAAAATGATTGAAATCCTCCACCCTCTCAACCTCCACAAGCTTTTGCTCCAGAAATGCCTGATAGAGGGAAAAGAAACATAAACACACCACTCTTTCAGTAGAAAATAATGAATAAAGATGACTTTTGGGTGATAGTAATAATATTTAGATCACAAAAGTGGGTTTTGAGGAAACATATGCGGAAAAAATAAGATATTTGTTCAAGTGAAGCTTATAGACTTACAATGTAGGACTTGATTCTTTGAAGCATCAAATTTCCTCTAGAATAATTTCCATCAATAGGCAATAGTGTAGCACTCCCTTGAGTTATTGAGAGTTTTGAATTAGGATCAGTCAATATGATCACATTGCTTCTTGGCATTGACACCTGCAGGGTTCTACAGATAGGATCAGGTGTTAAACAACCACCATTACTAGTGTTGATAGAGATCATGAGGCACACTGTATTTGTTAAGTTTCAATTTAGATGCAAAAGGCTATTTGCTATGGCGCTTAATGACATTGTAGACAAATACATGGTTTCTAAAGAAGGTTATGGTAGTGATGTTAGTACTTCCATTCAGACAGTGTTGGTTATATTCCTTTTCTCTTACCTCCAAAAAAATACTCTCACCAACACCAAGAGGGAGAAAGTAGCACTACGATTGTAATTCTAACAGATGGGGGTCTTTGCTATCAACCATTCACAGCATGCAAAATACATTATTCGAAACGTCTAGTTGAAATATTGGTTATCAGTTATCACACGAACAAAAGAGAGGAAGTAGAGATTCAACTGTAATTATAATGGATGGAGGTGTTTGCTATCTATTATTCACAACATGCCATCAGTTATTAAATTACTGGTCATCAAAACATTTTTGCTAAAGTATTAAATCACTGGTCATCAGTTATCACACAAATGAAAGGAAAGGGAACAGGTACCTGTATGAAACTGATGAAAGTGTAGAGAATGGCCATGGACCTTTCAATCTTGCCATAAGAATGGTTTCCGACTGTTACAGCGTCAGATGACACTTTGCCATCTCCAGCTGGTTCAGAACTGTAAGTTGTGAATACCGtaacaaaagaaatatgttctCTAGAATAATTTCCTGCACTCGATATGCCAATCTTATTCAGAGCTTTAAGTCCTGAGGAAAATGAGCAAAACATCATCAGTCACATGAAATCAGACACTAGGTCCTGTTGTGCTTACAATGTAGAGGTATCCATTGGAGATAGCCGGAGCCCAAAAGCCAACCTACGACTATTAAGGTCCAGTTTAGCAGAGCTCcaactccaaaaattcttggaGCTGGGTATTCCTAGCTTCAAAAATTCGTGAAGCTGGAGCTGTAGGTATATTGAGGATATTTAGATGAGCCATCttaattctattttagattaaaaactgatacttaaaccactttattttaacATACAATCTCAAAATCTGACGTGGAGCTGGAAGatagagctctgccaaacaaggTCTAAATAAAGATTACAGAACATCATATACTATAATTGAAAATACAACTGTTGGAGATCTAAGTGCAACGAAAACACTAGATTTATTTGAAACATGTTCTTCAAAGTCAAAGATGTCTCTCCTTTATAATCTGCTAATGTTTTCCATCCAATGCATTAGAGATGTTCAATTTTCTGCTCGTGATGCACAGATTCCGTGTTATCAATGTTTGTCATCCAGGTTTTACAACCCTAAGCCTATCACAACCAAACAAGGTTCCAATTTGTTAGGCTCTAAATCCAGTTTAATGAAATCTAAGTTTACAGTGGAAGAGCAACATTGGAGCAAGAATGTACATGCATCGCCATTCCTATTAAACCCTAAGTATTAATGTGTAACATACTTGACCCATTCTTGATTCAAGAACCGAGAAAACTTCTACAAAAAATTTAGCAATGATGGTACAATAACTCATTTCCGAAGCATAAGGACTGGCCGAGTTAATTTGCAACATTTACTAATAATTTTATGATGTTCGCTCTACTATAAGCAATTTATAGTTGGAAACATTTAACTTTAGCTATTATGTACTTTAACATTTTTGTTGGACAATGCAATGTTAAACCCGTACCCCTACTACAAAAATTGTAGCTCTACCACAGTGATTTTGATAACGGCCTGTATGGATAGGGAGGAATTGAGCTCCAAATCCTTGGTATTCAGTTCAAACTCGAACGCAATCCTCCCTATCAGACAGATAGGCCCTTGGCCTAAGATCCAAACAACCCCCTACAAAGGCCGCTAAACTCAACATGAATGGAGCTTgccggagggagaggagagaagagaccTAGGCACTGGAGGCGGTCAGGGCGGCCCTGTCCGGCGGCGGGGCCGAGGACGAGTCGATCAGGACGCTTCGGCGCGGCGGGAGGAGGCAGGCACAGGCCCCTCTCCGGTGCCCACAGGTGCAGCCTGGACACTGGCACAGATTGGATCGTCAGGGGCGCCCCATTGCAACATGCTTGCGGGAATTGAGAGGGCAAGGGTCGCACCGGAGTAAATGAgcgggacgag
The sequence above is drawn from the Phragmites australis chromosome 10, lpPhrAust1.1, whole genome shotgun sequence genome and encodes:
- the LOC133883554 gene encoding elongation factor 1-gamma 3; the protein is MALVLHSGPGNKNAFKALIAAEYSGVKVELVKNFDMGVSNKTPEFLKMNPLGKVPVLETPDGAVFESNAIARYVARLKDDNPLFGSSPIEHAHVEQWIDFSATEVDPGVARWLYPRLGYIPYAHVTEETAIASLKRSFGALNTHLASNTYLVGHSVTLADIVMTCNLYHGFTRILTKSFTSEFPHVERYFWTMVNQPNFKKVMSDVKQAESVPPVQKKAAPPKEPKAKDVKKEAPKEAPKPKVIEAPDEEEAPKPKPKNPLDLLPPSKMILDEWKRLYSNTKTNFREVAIKGFWDMYDPEGYSLWFCDYKYNDENTVSFVTMNKVGGFLQRMDLCRKYAFGKMLVIGSEPPFKVKGLWLFRGQDIPKFVMDEVYDMELYEWTKVDISDEAQKERVNTMIEDQEPFEGEALLDAKCFK
- the LOC133883667 gene encoding uncharacterized protein LOC133883667, translating into MATPRPRIRAIPLRPLFLLLLVPLIYSVSRLHLWAPERGLCLPPPAAPKRPDRLVLGPAAGQGRPDRLQCLGLKALNKIGISSAGNYSREHISFVTVFTTYSSEPAGDGKVSSDAVTVGNHSYGKIERSMAILYTFISFIQVSMPRSNVIILTDPNSKLSITQGSATLLPIDGNYSRGNLMLQRIKSYIAFLEQKLVEVERVEDFNHFVLTDSDIAVVDDLGHIFKKYPHCHLALTFRNNKGQPLNSGFIAIRGTRDGISKAVEFFKQVLEAYSLKYMKASHMLGDQLALAWVVKSHLPSAFGKFSKHEAFTGEVNGASVVFLPCAIYNWTPPEGAGQFHGMPLDVKVVHFKGSRKRLMLEAWNFYNSTSMLSDTLCLILKSGRTKYDF